In Leucoraja erinacea ecotype New England chromosome 12, Leri_hhj_1, whole genome shotgun sequence, one DNA window encodes the following:
- the LOC129702385 gene encoding integral membrane protein 2A-like: protein MVKIGFNSPVGQKDAKGALLLPEPDPESAAASGGDNATGRCLFTLLGLAFILSGLIIGGACLYRFIVPKNKVFHGEMRYVDSNIPPHAPETKAPYFLALEDVQFLGDNKNVAVINVPVPDFEDYDPAVIIHDFELLLTAYLDLSLDNCYVIALNTSVVMPPRNLLDLFMRLTTGSYLPQTYLVHEDLMVTERIDNVDELGYFIYRLCSGKKTYRLQRKEMLKGIQKRSAVNCRRIKHFANNFVTDTMICEP from the exons ATGGTGAAAATTGGATTCAACTCGCCCGTCGGCCAGAAAGACGCCAAAGGAGCCCTCCTGCTCCCCGAGCCG GATCCAGAATCCGCTGCAGCAAGTGGGGGTGATAACGCCACAGGAAGATGTTTGTTTACGCTTCTTGGACTGGCCTTCATACTATCTGGCTTAATAATTGGAGGAGCTTGCCTGTATCGATTCATTGTTCCAAAG AACAAAGTATTTCATGGTGAAATGCGATACGTGGATTCTAATATCCCGCCACATGCTCCAGAGACAAAGGCTCCATACTTCCTGGCTTTGGAAGATGTACAGTTCTTGGGAGATAATAAAAATGTGGCTGTGATCAATGTCCCTGTTCCAGATTTTGAAGATTATGATCCAGCAGTCATCATTCATGATTTTGAGTTG CTTTTGACCGCATATCTCGATCTGAGTTTGGATAACTGCTACGTGATTGCTTTGAATACTTCTGTTGTAATGCCTCCACGCAATTTATTGGACTTGTTCATGAGACTCACA ACTGGTTCCTACTTGCCTCAGACCTACCTTGTTCACGAAGACTTGATGGTAACTGAACGTATTGACAATGTTGATGAATTGGGTTACTTCATCTACCGGCTCTGTTCAGGGAAAAAGACCTACAGATTGCAGCGTAAAGAGATGCTGAAAG GAATCCAGAAACGCTCAGCAGTAAACTGTCGCCGAATCAAGCATTTTGCAAATAACTTTGTCACTGATACTATGATCTGTGAACCATGA